A window of the Flavobacterium sangjuense genome harbors these coding sequences:
- the rfbC gene encoding dTDP-4-dehydrorhamnose 3,5-epimerase encodes MNFIPTKLEGCFIIEPKIILDERGYFMESFNENTFQKNINQQVHFVQDNQSFSSKGVLRGLHYQTGEHAQAKLVRVLQGEVLDVAVDIRPNSPTFGQYEAVVLSAENKKQVFVPRGFAHGFLVLSETATFFYKCDNFYNKESEGGISYNDKTINIDWGFATEDLIISEKDKVQPNIENAKKAW; translated from the coding sequence ATGAATTTTATTCCAACCAAACTTGAAGGCTGTTTTATTATTGAACCAAAAATAATCCTCGATGAACGAGGTTATTTTATGGAAAGTTTCAACGAAAACACATTTCAAAAGAACATTAACCAACAAGTTCACTTTGTTCAGGACAATCAATCGTTTTCATCGAAAGGAGTTTTGCGAGGCTTACACTATCAAACCGGAGAACATGCTCAGGCCAAATTAGTAAGAGTTTTGCAAGGAGAAGTTCTGGACGTTGCGGTTGATATCAGACCCAATTCACCAACATTCGGGCAGTATGAAGCCGTTGTTTTATCAGCAGAAAATAAAAAACAGGTTTTTGTTCCAAGAGGTTTCGCCCATGGATTTTTAGTATTGAGTGAAACTGCCACTTTCTTCTATAAATGTGACAATTTTTATAATAAAGAATCAGAAGGCGGGATTAGCTATAATGATAAAACCATCAATATTGATTGGGGTTTTGCAACGGAAGACTTAATTATTTCGGAAAAGGATAAAGTACAACCCAATATAGAAAACGCCAAAAAAGCATGGTAG